GTTAACAAGAGGAGGAAATAGATATTTTATAACTTTCATGGATGATTGTTCAAGGTACACTtttgtttatttaataaaacataaGGATGAAGCCTTTAACATGTTTAAAGTATATAAAGCATTAGTAGAAAACCAACTTAATAAAAAGATTATAATACGTAGGAGTGATATAGGTGGTGAATATTTCTCAAACGAATTTATTTTGTGAAGAAAATGGAATTTTGCATCAATGTTCTGCACCTCGAACTCCCGAACATAATGGTTTGGCGAAAAGAAAGAATCGAACATTTGTAGAGATGATAAATTCTATGATTTTAAATGCAAAATTGCCATTTATTTTATGGAGAGAAGCACTGCTAGTTGTATGTTATATTGTGAATCGAATTCCTACAAAAAAGAATAATATatcaccatatgagatatgaaaAGGAAGAAAACCAAACATAAGTTACTTAAGTGTATGAGGGTGTCTTGCTTATTTCAAAAACACAAAGCCAACAAGGACTAAATTAGGTCCAAGAGGAATTAAGTGTGCATTTGTTGGATACACTACAAATAGTAAAGCATATAGACTTCTAGATTTAGAATCTAACGTTATAATAGAATATAAGGATGTTGAATTTTTTGAGGATTCACTCAACGCGAAAGATAGTCTTAAATTAGTTATATACAATAAATCTCAAGAGAAGATTGTAGATGGATCACTTCACAAATGACAAATCTACTAAGGTTATTGAACAAACCTTTGAACCTAGAAAAAGCAAAAGAACaaggaaaataaaatatatagatCCTAATGAGATTGATTCTCAATTAATATATCTGCGCTTGGTAGAAGGAAGTAGAAAAGAAATAGTGAGAACAATCCCAATTGTCTTACTGATTGAAACTGATCCTATGACAAAAGAAGCTATGTCTTCAAGAGACTCTAGTTTTTGGAAAGATTTTGTAGATGATGAAATGAATTCTATTTTATCAAATCACACATGGGAACTTGTTGATTTACCTTATGGTTCTAAgcctattggttgtaagtgggtGTTTAGAAGAAAGTATCATAGTGACGGAACACTTCTAACATTCAAAGCTAGACTAGTAGCTAAAGGGTATAAACAACAAGAAGGAATCGATTATTTTGACACATATGCTCATGTTGCTAAAATTACAACCATAAGAATTTTATTTGCATTAGCCTCTATTCATGATTTAATAGtacatcaaatggatgtaaaaacGACATTTCTTAATGGTGATCTTGAAGAGAAGGTTTACATGGAAAAACCTGAAGGTTTTGTTCTACCAAGAAATGAGAAGAAAGTATGAAAATTATTGAAATCCTTATATGGTTTGAAGCAAGCCCCGAATCAATGGCATGCAAAAtttgataataatattatttcaaaTGGTTTTGTTCATGATACTGTTGATGAATGTCTTTATcataaatgttttgaaaattgcATCATATTTATTTGTCTCTATGTTGATGATTTGTTAATAGTAAGTAATAACATAAAAAGGCATATTTGAAACAAATAAGTTTCTATCTTCCATATTCAAAATGAAGGATCTGGGACAAGCGGATATTATACTTGGGAATAAAGTCACAAGAAATAGTTGGGGTTATGAACTAAACCAAGCACATTATATTGAGAAAATGCTTGATAAGTTCAAACATTTGAATATTAAAGAAGCTAGTACTCCAATTGATCCAAGCATCAAACTAATCAAGATTAATGGAAGGACACTGGCACAACTTGAGTATGCAAATGCGATTGGTAGCCTAATGTATGCATTGCAATGTACAAGGCCGGACATTGCTTTTGCGGTTAGTAAACTGAGTAGGTTTACCAACAATCCTGTGATGAAATATATTACTCTGGATGTCTTGAACACGTACAAAAACCGCAAAAATAGAAACAACAAGTCGAGGCAAGGAATTTCCTTTCTCCGCAAGAAGAAATTGCCCGTATATAGTGCTATACGTTGCAGGCAATCGTTCCCAAGATACAACGACTTCACGTCGAGAGTTTGCAGCACTTCAAATCTCGAAATCAGCGAACAAAACTACGCAGGAACTTTCAAGTATTGAAGAGAGTAAAATGCAAGTAGATGGCATGAAATGTTATGGATGTGGTGATTATTTATAGGTGATCATTGGATGTGTAGAAGAGACATGTCTTTCCAGACCGGATGCATTGAAGAGCCACAATTCTAGTCAAAGAACGCATTGTTTGGTGCAAAAGAAGCCAAGAACAGATGCTTTGAAGCCAAGGGACGCGCATGTTTTTCTGAAATAGTGCAGCGTGCGCAGCCGCGTGACAACACGCGCGGCCGCGTGCAATCTACTGGTCGCACAGTAGGGAGCGCGCGATAAGCTGCGCGGCCGTGCGCCCTGTTCTGCTCGATGCTCCGAATCCAGTAACAAGTGCGCATCCACGTGTAATGTGGCGCACCCACGCGCCTTGCTCTGTTCAATGCATCATCTTGTGCGTGTTCCAAATAAATTTGGTCCAAAAAGATTAATATTTGTCAAAAACCGCACCGCACTGGGCCGGGCCGGGCCGGGCAAAGCTGAGCGCACGCGTGTGTTTCACCAAGACACAGCTTATTAGCGTCTTCCCCCTTCTAAAAACTTCTGATATCCCTTGGGACCCAAACCCCCTAACTCAAAATTAGAGTTTATAAGGAAGACCCAAGTTGTCTCCTTTTCTGATGTGGGACAAGTCCCACTCACTTTTCTTTTCAACACTCTTCTTAATTCATTTATACCAACAAATCCAAATAATGATCATTAGAAGGATATTGGAAGCGTTTTTGGTTATTTAAAGAAAACCAATAACCTTGGATTGCACTATTCAAAATTTTTTGTTATATTAGAAGGATATACATGTGCTAGTTGGATATCGAGTGTTGGAGACAATAAATCTACCTCGGGTTGGGTGTTTACACTTGGAGGAGGTGCAATATCTTGGAAATCCAAGAAACAAACTTGCATAACACATTCCACCATGGAGTCGGAATTTATTGCATTAGCCGAAGCAGGAAAAGAGGCAGAATGGTTACGTGATCTTTTGTACGAAATACCTTTGACTTTAAAAATTATTGGTTCAATATCAATATTATGTGATAGTCAAGCCACTCTTGCAAGGATGTATAATGAGATATACAATGGAAAATCTAGGCATATAAGCCTAAGACATACTTATGGgagaaaattaattaaaagtaGAATTATTTCTCTCACATACGTGAAATCTAGTGAAAATCTTGCAGATCCTTTTACTAAGCCTCTTACGAGAGAATTAGTAAAATCTACATCGAGGAAGATGGGATTAAAACTCATTGATTGAAATAAATTGCCAATAATGGCAACCCTGccaaatattattatttgaataatATAAGGTTCAAAGGGTAAGAACAAGTTATTGATTGTGAAAAGTATACAGTTAAAGATGAAAGGTACTGGATGTTACAGTTAGATGGTTGAACATAAATTGTTCTGAATAAGATTGAGTTCAAGAAACAAGTATCTCAATGTAATATAGATATGGAAGAATCTTATCAACATGAACTTAAAGGTGGTGCCGTCTTAAAAGGAAGTTGAGAGTTGCTTTCTGAAAAGTTCATAGAATGGATGAGTGCACGGCCTATAAAAGCACTGAGCAAGAAATTGGAACTTGTGAAAATGAATGTTTATGTGTGATTAATTCACCAGTATTGTAATAAGAAATTATGATTCAAAGCTATCAAGCTATCATTAATTTACATTGTTTTGTGATTTTTTTCACTAAGGTATTATTCAAATCGAAAGATATCATACTGTATTAATAAACACCGGGTATGAGTTGGATGctaaattattttgaataagtGGGGGATTGTTAGAATTTGTTCGATATAATTAATGAGATAAAATCTTGATTTCATTTTAGAAATTTCGAAATCTTAACTGCCACATGCAGTTTTTTTTcagttttttttcctttttatctAATAAAGTGTCTTTTGGCATGTATTATTTGAGAAGAGATGCATAATTCATTGTGGCTTTTGAAGATGACTTCTCAGTGGCTACAAATAGTGCATGTGATTGTGAAAAAAAATCCATTATTTCAACTCAATACACATTTTcaagttcaaaaatattttctatttgttACTTGTAGAAAATATTGCAAATGTTTATTATATCTCAAAAACTATTTGTCATACTCCTTAAGTAACATTGAGAGGGGACAAATATAGTTTTTAGGAAAGCGTATTCCTACGTGTTTCAAGTCTTCGACCATTTGATTATTTGTTAGTCGGTTTTCGGGGATCGCTGTCTACAAGTATTTTCTACAATATCATATACCATTTAGTGCGGAACAAAGGTATGGCCTATTGAAGAGGTATGAATTACTAGTCAAGGATCAATCATGGatttgttgaattttttttagtatCATTAGAAAGCATGCTTGAGGAAAATATAAGGGTAAAATTTGTGACCTTCCTTGATGATTTGCCTGACTTCCTATTGGTTGATATCATTCAAAGATTGCCCTTGGAGTCAATTTTCAGATGAAAGTGTATTTCTAAGAAATGGCTCTCCCTCATTTCTGATCCTCACTTCGCTTGCTCCTACGCATCTCGGAATCCATCTATTACTCAACCATTGGCCCTATTCTATGTCTGTTCCATTCAAACACCAGGGCACCCTTGTGAAGTAGGCCCTTATTGTCCTTTCCTTGGATCCGATTCAATGGATTTCCCTGTTAATGTGTTCAGAACAAGCTACGACAAAGACAAAGAGGAACATTTTCTTTACAATTGATGGGGTCTGATCGTGATTTGCTGCTGTTTTCTGGGTTGAGTAACACATATGATACTTCTACTTTCTGCATTTGTGACCCATTGACTTTTGGATGGTTCACTCTCCCGCATTTTAAAGGGCATGGAATACGATATCTAGAAGTTGGCTTCATGGTGGAAGAGGATGACACGTTTTGGGTTGTGCAGATTATACCACATCATCCCACACATTTACTTAGTTTCCTTGTTTTTGATTCAGCCAAGGGTAATTGATGCATAAAAAAGAAGTAAATatcagtgttctaaaaagcccGCTTAAGCAAAGTGTTCTAAAATGTCCGCTTAAGCTTGAAGCTCGACAAAAATGCCCGCTTCGGAGAAAAAGCGGAAAAAATCGGTTAAACTGTATTTTGACCGAATTAAGCGTTATTAAGACGTTTAATTAAGTGCGCTTAAGCACAATTAATcacatctatttatttttaatttttttaaattttgaagatatgttttttttattttaaaataataaattaggcttataatttagatgtttattattATGATTAAGCATGTCTGATAATAAACTGACAAATATTTAGCATTTTTTAATGTGTTCTAGTTACgaaaacaaataaagattgcaatttgagatttttatgcttttataaatatgagaattaatgtatcagacttaaatttatcatagttatgtattattttatctatttattggtttaagataattacaattacactaaaaataaaaaaaaaattcacgcTTAAACTTGTGCTAAACTCACTTAAACTTTAAAAGCTTGAAACTCGACATCCGCGCTTCTAGAGGCTTCACGCTTTTTAGAACCTTGGTAAATACTCTCCCCGTTGAGTTGATTGGGACCAAGAAGACTATAGTTTATCGTGTAAAAGTTAATTTCAAGGTAAACACAAATTTAATCGGGAGTGCATACCAACAAAATATATGGATGTTCTTCTCATTAAGAAATATGCGGTGTGTTGACTCTTATTTATTCTAATTAAATTGTTATGCAGTATTTTCAAGATTTTTTAATCTGGTCCAGCCATTCAATATTTTGTTGTCGAAAAAATACAGTGAAACGATATTTTAATCTTAACATTGCTACTTTTTCTTCAAAATGttcttaatattttttaagTCTGCAAAAGAAGCTAATTTCTGCAATTCAAATTAATAATGAATGACGAATTAATGTATTAGGTGCATATAAATTACTACATAAGAATGATCCCGCTTATTCGCACCTAAAAAAAGGGCAAGACAGAAAAACGAAGTGATTGTTTGGaaatatatttttggattaattCTATGTATAAAGCAAACATGATCGGTGAATATAAAGTACTCCTTAATATCCTGGTATAACTGGTGGTGGTGGGGATGCATAACTTGCCCCCAAGTGTGGTGGGAGGACGACTGGTTTGAAAAAAACCGGAGGAGGTGGTGATAGTTGAGgagctggaggtggtggtgagTTGATATTTGGGGGTGGAGAGAACAATGGTGGTGGTGGTGATTGGACAGGAGGTGGGGGAGATAAAACTGGTGGAGGTGGTGAATGGACAGGCGGCGGCGGCGGTGGTGATTGGACAGGAGGTGGGGGAGATAAAACTGGTGGAGGTGGTGAATGGACAGGTGGCGGTGGTGGTGGTGATTGGACAGGAGGTGGGGGAGATAAAactggtggaggtggaggtggaggtggtgaaTGGACAGGTGGAGGCGGAGAGTGCACAGGTGGTGGTGGAGAGAAAACAATGGGTGGGGGTGGGGAGTGCATTCGTGGAGGAGGTGGGGAGTGGACAGGCAGCTGTGGTGGTGAGTACACTGGAGGTGGAGGAGAAACAACCCGACGTGGTGGTGGTGAGTACGTTGGAGCTGGAGCTGGAGCTGGAGCTGGAGGTGGGGAAGATAAAACTGGTGGAGGCGGAGAGTGCACGTGTGGTGGTGGAGAGAAAACAAGGGGTGGGGGTGGGGAGTACATTGGTGGAGGAGGTGGGGAGTGGACATGCGGCTGTGGTGGTGAGTACACTGGAGGTGGAGGAGAAACAACCGGACGTGGTGGTGGTGAGTACGTTGGAGGTGGAGGGGAGACAACcagaggtggtggtggtgagtacactggaggtggaggtggtgaCTGAACAGGAGGTGGTGGAGGTGAGAAGAtaggtggtggaggtggtgactGAACAGGCGATGGGGGTGAGAAGACTGGTGTTGGAGGGGATGACTGAACATGCGGTGGAGGCGAGAATATAGGTGGTGGAGCTGAATTCGCACGCGGCTGTGGGGGGAAAACTGGAATAGGCGACCCAATGGGTGGTGGAGGTGATGTGTAGGATCCACCGATTGTATATGGAATTGGTTGCTCTGCTTTAGGAACAATCGGAATTGGAGTGTGCTTCGGAGCGGGAGGTTGGACATGAACCTTAGGTGGTCTCACTGTGGGAGGTGGAATCGAAACCTTTGGTGGGTTTGAGTGCCCTGGTTTAGGACTTTGTGGAGTTGGTGGAAAATGGGAAGCCTTTGGTGGAGAAGACTTTGGTGGGATTGGTTTAAGATTTGGTGATTGTGACTTTGGTGCTGAGGGGTTGGTTGGTTTTCCCGTAGGTGGACTTTCCCTAGACTTCGTTGGAGTTTCTTTCTTGGGGCTTGGTTTTGAAGGACCGTCATTCTTGGGAAGCTTCGGCTTTGCCCCTTGACCATCATTAGAAGGTCTGCATCCTGTAGAATTGCAATCCACCACTTCTTTCAAGGTTTTGTAACATTCATCTTCCGATCTTTGTTGCACTTCTCCaacaaaacaattttttttcccaTTTACCATGAGCCCTGGTATGACGTCGGGATAGCATTGTGGATCCTTCGTATCGAAGTAGTTCAAAGAGAATGTAAAATTCTTCAAACTTGGCAAGGTACAGATACTTTCAGGCACCCTACCCCTAAGCGTGTTCTTTTCAATGTCCAAGATTTCCAGGCCTTGCATGTATTCCATGCCTTGTGGAAGGTCACCAACAAACTTATTACAGCTGATGTCGAAAACTGTGGTAGTGTTCAAAAGGGTGATTTCTTCCGGTAAACACCCAGAAAGCTCATTTTTCGATGCGATGAACTCGTCCAACATTCCTGCCATGTTTCCAATGCTTTGTGGAATGCATCCCTTCAACTTGTTGTTGGAGATCACCACCACAGAAGCCGGGGAGTCGCCTAGATTCTCCGGGATGTTGGAATGAAACCGGTTGTTGTTCAAGAAAATGGCATCGAGGTCTTTATTGAACAACTCTTTTGGCAATTCCCCTTCAAAATCATTGAACCTTAGATCAAGGTACTTGAGATTGGGAAGTTCCAATACAACATCCGGAAAAGGTCCCACAAACCGATTATTGCTCAAGTCGAGTTCGTGGATAAGATTCATATGCTTGATAGTAGGTGGCACGATCCCACAAAACCGGTTCGAGTTTATATGCAGAAGACTGATATCTGATAAGTACCCAAGAGCTTCAGGAAGATGCCCtgcaatatctgcatggttcaAGTCGACCCCAGCAACCACGGTGTCATTAGAATCGTCCAAGGCCTGCTCACAAAAGACACCATTATAAGCACACACATCTGCTCCCTCCCAATTACTCGTGAAGTTAAATGGGTCAGAATATATGGCCTTCTTCCACTCCTGAAGAGCAACATAAGCCTTTTTTAGCCTAGAATTTGGGAATGTAGCACCTGTATCATCCGAATATTCGTACTCAAGAAGAAGATCATCTCCTTTTTCCAAATGTAAAAGCTGGCGACGAGCAATATGTGCTGCTTCAAGATCAGTCAATGCATTAGAGAATGAAGAGAGAAGAGAAAAGACGAAGAGAAAGCAGCCAAAAGCAATTTTTTTCCGAGGGTTCGCCATTGCCTAACCCCCTAGGACAAGCCCAAGGCCGCTAATTGTAAAGACATAAACAAGAAGAAATAAGGGTGAATATATGGAGGGTGTGAAATGATGCATGAGGCTGGTGAAGCATATTTCTTGGAGCATTTTCACCTCAAGATGTTGGAGAGGCCTCTGTGAATTCTGTGCACAGAATTTAGGAGGCTTTGCTCATATTTCTCCTAATTTTTCTGAATGGATTAAAAGCACAACACTAAGACTAGAGGTTGATGTTCTTTTCTTGGATTAGTGTGGCATTGGTTGTGAGAAAATCCTGTGATTTATGTTGTTTGTTTGTAATTTTTTGTTATCCAGCAATGTTTCTGCATTTTGTTTTGTTGGAACATTGGATTTTGTTtttcgtttttttaaaaaaaaaaatagaaaaggaGGTACCTATTTTCAAGATATTACGTCCATATTTTTCAGTTGCCGCATAATGggaataaaatatttcaagttaATGATTTGCTAGGAAAGAACTATT
This region of Primulina eburnea isolate SZY01 chromosome 14, ASM2296580v1, whole genome shotgun sequence genomic DNA includes:
- the LOC140813209 gene encoding uncharacterized protein → MANPRKKIAFGCFLFVFSLLSSFSNALTDLEAAHIARRQLLHLEKGDDLLLEYEYSDDTGATFPNSRLKKAYVALQEWKKAIYSDPFNFTSNWEGADVCAYNGVFCEQALDDSNDTVVAGVDLNHADIAGHLPEALGYLSDISLLHINSNRFCGIVPPTIKHMNLIHELDLSNNRFVGPFPDVVLELPNLKYLDLRFNDFEGELPKELFNKDLDAIFLNNNRFHSNIPENLGDSPASVVVISNNKLKGCIPQSIGNMAGMLDEFIASKNELSGCLPEEITLLNTTTVFDISCNKFVGDLPQGMEYMQGLEILDIEKNTLRGRVPESICTLPSLKNFTFSLNYFDTKDPQCYPDVIPGLMVNGKKNCFVGEVQQRSEDECYKTLKEVVDCNSTGCRPSNDGQGAKPKLPKNDGPSKPSPKKETPTKSRESPPTGKPTNPSAPKSQSPNLKPIPPKSSPPKASHFPPTPQSPKPGHSNPPKVSIPPPTVRPPKVHVQPPAPKHTPIPIVPKAEQPIPYTIGGSYTSPPPPIGSPIPVFPPQPRANSAPPPIFSPPPHVQSSPPTPVFSPPSPVQSPPPPPIFSPPPPPVQSPPPPPVYSPPPPLVVSPPPPTYSPPPRPVVSPPPPVYSPPQPHVHSPPPPPMYSPPPPLVFSPPPHVHSPPPPVLSSPPPAPAPAPAPTYSPPPRRVVSPPPPVYSPPQLPVHSPPPPRMHSPPPPIVFSPPPPVHSPPPPVHSPPPPPPPPVLSPPPPVQSPPPPPPVHSPPPPVLSPPPPVQSPPPPPPVHSPPPPVLSPPPPVQSPPPPLFSPPPNINSPPPPAPQLSPPPPVFFKPVVLPPHLGASYASPPPPVIPGY